TCACCGACGCGACCGTCCTGAAGTCCACCGGCTCCGAGTTCCACGGCTTCCCGCGCGACCGTTACACGACGCTCGGCGAGACGACCGACCGCATCCTCGCGACGTCCGTCACGGCCTGGTGGCGCTACGCCGGCACGGACGTCGACTTCGACAAGACGTACGACGCCGTCCGCCAGCTCATGCTCGAGACGTTCGCGACGCAGCACTCGCTGTCGCTCCAGCAGACGATCTACGCGATGGGCAGCGCCGTCCTCGAGGCGTTCGAGGACATCGTCGAGGTGCGCCTCTCGTGCCCGAACAAGCACCACTTCCTCGTGGACCTCGAGCCGTTCGGTCTCGACAACCCGGGCGAGGTGTTCTTCGCCGCCGACCGCCCGTACGGGCTCATCCAGGCGACCGTCGAGCGTTCGGGCGGCACCCGCCGTCCCGACGTCTGGGCCGCGGTCGCCGGATTCTGCTGAGGACCGCGCCATGACTCCTGACGTGCAGACGGCACCGCCGCAGGCTCTCGCGCCTGCGGCGGGCCCGCTCGGCGCCCTGCGTGCCCGCGAGGTCCTCGTCGACGGCGCGTGGCGCCCGGCGACGCTCGTCCTCGCCGAGGGCCGCGTCGCGGCCATCGAACCGTACGACGCCGAGCCGTACGACGCCGCACCCGCAGGCACCTGGACCGTCCCGGACGGGCACGTGGTGCTGCCCGGCGTCGTCGACTCGCACGTGCACGTCAACGAGCCCGGCCGCACGTCGTGGGAGGGCTTCGCGTCCGCGACGCGCGCCGCGGCCCGCGGCGGAGTGACGACGATCGTCGACATGCCGCTCAACTCGATCCCGCCGACGACGACCGTCGCGGGCCTCGAGGCCAAGCGGGCGGCCGCCGTCGCGGCGGGCCTCGGCGTCGACGTCGCCCTGTGGGGCGGGGCCGTGCCCGGCAACGTGGGCGAGCTCGCGGGCTTGTGGGACGCGGGGGTCATGGGCTTCAAGTGCTTCCTGTCGCCGTCGGGCGTGCCCGAGTTCGGTCACCTCGAGGACGACGCCCAGCTCGACGAGCACCTGACCGAGATCGCCCGCCTGCGCGCGCTCATGGTCGTCCACGCGGAGGACCCGGCCGAGCTCGAGGCCGCGGCCCACGGGCCGAGCCGCTCGTACCAGGACTTCCTCGCATCCCGCCCCGACTCAGCCGAGACCGCCGCGATCGCACGGCTGATCGACGCCGTCCGCCGCACGGGCGCTCGCGCGCACCTGCTGCACCTGTCGAGCGCCCGCGCCCTCGACCTCATCGCGGACGCCCGCGCCGAGGGCCTGCCGCTCACGGTCGAGACGTGCCACCACTACCTGTGCTTCGCCGCCGAGACGATCCCCGACGCGGCGCCGCAGCTCAAGTGCTGCCCGCCGATCCGCTCCGAGGCGAACCGCGACCTGCTGTGGCAGGCGCTCGCCGACGGCGTGATCGACTGCGTCGTCTCCGACCACTCGCCGTCCACCGCCGAGGAGAAGCAGCGCGGCGACGGCGACCTGCAGGCCGCCTGGGGCGGGATCTCCGGCCTCGAGGTCGGCTCCGTCGCACTCGCCGACGAGGCCCGACGCCGGGGCGTCGACCTCGCGGACGTCTCGCGCTGGACGTCGGCCGCGACCGCGCGGCTCGTCGGCCTCGACGACCGCGGAGACCTCCCGGCGAAGGGCCGGATCGCCGTCGGCTCCGCCGCCGACCTCGTCGTCTACGACCCCGAGGCGCGCGTCGTCGTCGACCAGGAGCTCCTCGCGCACCGCAACCCGATCTCCGCGTACCACGGACGCGCGATCCGTGGCGCCGTCACGACGACCGTCCTCGGCGGCCGCGTCCTCGACCTCGAGGCGCCCGCCGGCGGCGAGCTCCTGACCCGGCCCTGACCCCCGCCACCCCGAGCCCGACCGCACCGACGCCCTAAGGACCACGATGCCGAGCCAGATCGCACCCCCGCCCCGCCTCCTCATGGGCCCGGGCCCGGTCAACGCGGACCCGCGGGTCCTGCGCGCGATGTCCGCCCAGCTCGTCGGGCAGTACGACCCGGTCATGACCGGCTACATGACCGAGACGATGGGGCTCCTGCGCGGCGTGTTCCGCACGCAGAACGAGCAGACCTTCCTCGTCGACGGCACGTCGCGCGCGGGCATCGAGGCGGCGCTCGTGTCGCTCGTCGAACCCGGCGACCGCGTGCTCGTCCCCGTCTTCGGGCGCTTCGGCCACCTGCTCGTCGAGATCGCGGAGCGCTGCGGCGCCGACGTCCATACGATCGAGCGCCCGTGGGGCGAGGTGTTCACCCCCGAGGAGATCGAGGCGGCGGTCGAGATGGTGCGCCCCGCGGTCGTCGCGGTCGTCCACGGCGATACGTCGACGACGCTCGCGCAGCCGCTCGACGGCCTCGGCGAGATCTGCCGCCGCTACGACGCGATCCTCTACGTCGACGCGACCGCCTCTCTCGGCGGCAACGACCTCGCGACCGACGAGCTCGGTCTCGACGTCGTCACGGCGGGCCTGCAGAAGTGCCTCGGCGGCCCCTCGGGCAGCGCGCCCATCACCCTCTCCGAGCGGGCTGTCGAGCGGATCGTCGCCCGCCGTCACACCGAGGCAGGGATCCGCGACGCCGACGAGGAGGACGCCGCCGGTCGCCGCATCGCGTCGAACTACCTCGACCTCGCCCAGATCATGGACTACTGGGGCCCGCGCCGGCTCAACCACCACACCGAGGCGACGACGATGCTCTACGGCGCGCGCGAGTGCGCCCGCCTCCTCGTCGAGGAGGGCATGGACGCTGCGGTCGAGCGCCACCGGCTGCACGGCTCGGCCATGGCGATGGGCGTCACCGGTCTCGGTCTCGAGGTCTACGGCGACCAGCGCTACAAGATGAACAACGTCGTGGGCGTCGTCATCCCCGACGGCGTGGTCGGCGACGACGTCCGCGGCGAGATGCTCAGCGACTACGGCATCGAGATCGGCACGTCCTTCGGCCCGTTGCACGGCAAGGTGTGGCGCATCGGCACGATGGGCTACAACGCCCGCAAGGACGCCGTCCTGACGACGCTCGCCGCGTTCGAGCAGGTGCTGCGCCGCGCGGGCGTGCCCGTCCCGGCCGGCGGCGGTGTCGAGGCCGCGCACGCGGTGTACGCCGCATGACAGCCACCACGATCGGCCCCGTCGTCGCCGAGGTGCTCGCCCGCTGCGACGAGCTCGCCACGATCTCCGCACGCCCCGACCGCCTCGAGCGCCTGCACCTCACGCCCGAGCACGCCCGCGCGCACGACCTCGTCGAGCAGTGGATGCGGGCCGCCGGGATGCGCACGTGGCAGGACGCCGCCGGCAACCGCTGGGGCCGCGTCGAGGGCGCGACCCCCGGCCTGCCCGCCCTCGTCCTCGGCTCGCACACCGACACCGTCCCCGACGCGGGCCGCTACGACGGCATGCTCGGCGTCGTCCTCGCGATCGCCGTGGTCTCCCAGGTGGCCGACCTGCTCCCGCAGGCACCGTTCGCGATCGAGGTCGTCGCGTTCAGCGACGAGGAGGGCACGCGCTTCGCGACGCCGCTCCTCGGTTCGCGCGCGGTCGCCGGCCTGTGGGACCCGGCGCTGCTCGACGTGACCGACGCCGACGGCGTCAGCCTGTGGAGCGCCTTCGAGGCGTTCGGCCTCGACCCCGAGCGCGTCGGCGAGGCGGCCCGGAGCCGCGAGGAGATCGTCGGCTACCTCGAGACGCACATCGAGCAGGGCCCCGAGCTCGAGGCAGCAGACCGCTCGCTCGCCGTCGTCTCGTCGATCGCGGGCGCACGCCGCTTCGCTATCACGGTCACCGGGGAGGCGCGCCACGCGGGCGGCACCCCGTATCCGCGGCGCCGTGACGCGCTCGTCGGCGCGAGCGAGATCGTCGTCGCGATCGAGGCGGCCGCCCGCCCGACGGCGTGCCTCGCCACGGTCGGGCGCCTCGCCGTCGAGCCGGGCGCGGTCAACGTCATCGCCGGCCGCGCCGAGCTCACGCTTGACCTGCGCGCCGAGACCGACGCCGAGCGCGACGCGATGTTCGAGCGCCTGCTCGGCGAGATGCGCGCAGTGTGCGAGCGCCGCGGCCTCGACCTCGACGTCCGCGAGACGCACTCCGCGCCGTCGACCCCGTGCGCGCCGTGGCTGCAGGCCGCCGTCGCCGACGGCGTGCGTGCCTCGGGCGACCACGACCCGACCGTCATGTGGAGCCGCGCGGGCCACGACGGCATGGCCGTCGCCGCGGTCGCCGACATCGGCATGCTCTTCCTGCGCTGCCACGACGGCATCAGCCACCACCGCGACGAGGACGTACGTCCGATCGACGTCGCCCGCGCGCTCGAGGCCTTCGAGGCCGCGGTGCGATCGTGCGCCGCGCACGTCGCCGGGAGCCCGGCGTGACCACCGTCCAGCCCGCGGGCCCGGGGTCCCAGGTGGCCGCGACGGACGGGGGCACGACGCCGAGCCCCGCGCCCACGCCCCGCGCGATCGTCGCGATGCCGCCCGGCACCCGCATCGAGGCCCGCATCGAGGCCGCGATGAGCGACCTGTCCCGCCAGGAGCGGCGCGCCGCCGAGACGCTGCTCGAGCACCTCGGCGACCTCGCGACCTACCGCGCGAGCGAGCTCGCCCGGCTCGCCGACGTGTCCAAGGCGACCATGAGCCGCCTCTTCCGCAGCCTCGGCTTCGCCGACTTCGAGGAGGTGCGCGAGCACCTGCGCGACCTGCGGTCCGCAGGGGAGCCGCGCGCCGTCGAGGCGCCGTCGTCCCTCGTCGCGCGCGCCGACGCCGAGGCGGAGGTCGTCCGCGAGGCGCTCGCCGCGCTCGACGCCGCCGTCGTCGCCGACGTCCAGGACCGCCTCGTCGCGGCCCGCCGCGTGCTCGTCCTCGGCTGGCGCAACAGCTACCCCGTCGCGCTGCACCTGCGCGAGCAGCTCCTCCAGGCCCGCAGCGCCGTCGTCGTCGCCCCGACGCCCGGCCAGGTCGTCGGCGAGGAGCTCGTCGACCTCGGCCCGGAGGACGTCGTCGTGGCGGTCGGCTTCCGCCGCCGCCCCACCGTCTTCGGCGCGGCCGTCGCCGCGGCCGCCGCCACCGGCGCCTACGTGCTGCTGCTCTCCGACCCCTCCGGGCACCGGCACGCGGCCTCCGCCCACGCGTGGCTGAGCTGCCCCGTCGCGTCGGGCCTCGCGTTCGACAGCTACGCGGCCCCCATGGCCGTCGCCGCCGTCCTCGCGGACGGCGTCCTGAGCCGCACCGGCCCCGGCGGGCGCGAGCGCACGAGCCGCATCTCGCAGAGCTTCGAGACCCTCCAGGAGGTCGAGCGATGGATCTGACCACCGTCACGAGCTACCGGCACGCCCGGACCGTCGACGACCTCGACCTCGCGCCCGGCGAGGTCTTCGTCGCAGGCGGCACGTGGCTCTTCTCCGAGCCGCAGCCCGGCGTGACCGGGCTCGTCGACCTGACCACCCTCGGCTGGGACGACTGGCAGGTGCTGCCCGACGGCGACCTGCGCATCGGCGCGACCTGCACGGTCGAGAGGCTCCAGCAGATCCCCGCGGACGTCGTCGGCCCTGCGGCCTCGCTCGTGCGCGCCTGCGCCGACGCGTTCCTCATGTCGTTCAAGATCCAGACCGCCGCGACCGTCGGCGGGAACCTCGCGATGGCGCTGCCCGCCGGCGCGATGATCTCGCTCATGTCCAGCCTCGACGCGACCGCCGTCGTCTGGGGCCCGGGCGGGCCGCGCCGCGAGCCCGTCGAGTCGTTCGTGCGCGGCGTCCGCGAGACGAGCCTCGAGCCGGGCGAGGTGCTGCGCGCGATCGACGTGCCGCGCCGCGCCCTGGTGGGCCGCCACGCGATGCGCAAGATCGCGCTCGCGAAGCTGGGGCGCTCGTCGTGCGTCGTCGTCGGCCGCGTCGACCTCGACGGCAGCGCGACCGTGACTGTCACCGCGGCGACGCCGCGGCCCGCCGTTCTGCGCTTCGCCACGATCCCCACGGCGGACGACCTGCGCGACGCCGTCGCGCAGGTCGGCGCGGACGTCGGCTGGTACGCCGACGCCCACGGCCCCGCGGACTGGCGCGCCGCGATGGCCGCCGAGCTGGCCGAGCAGGTGCGGGCCGAGCTCGCCGCACCCGGACCGACGCGCGCCGAGCACGCGACACCCGCGCAGGCGGAGCCTGCCGGACAGGAGGACCGATGAGCATCACGATCGACGGCCGCGCCGCGGCGAGCGCGCCCGCGCCCGGGCAGTGCCTGCGCACGTTCCTGCGCGACGAGGGCGCGCTCGGCGTGAAGAAGGGCTGCGACGCGGGCGACTGCGGCGCCTGCACCGTCATGCTCGACGGTACCCCCGTGCACTCGTGCATCACCCCCGCCCACCGCGCCGAGGGGCGCGGGGTCACGACCGTCTCCGGCCTCGGCACGCCCGAGGCGCTCAGCCCCGTGCAGCAGCGCTTCGTCGACGCCGCCGGGTTCCAGTGCGGCTTCTGCACCGCCGGCTACGTCGTCACGGCGTCCGCGATCGCCGACGAGAACGGCGAGCTGCCGCATATGACGGACGCCGAGCTCGAGCGCACGTTCAAGGGCAACCTGTGCCGCTGCACCGGCTACCGCTCGGTGCGCGACGCGCTCGCCGGGACGTGCAACGTCGACCGCTCCGCGCAGGACGGCTCGGGCGACGCCCCGCACGGCCGTTCGCTCGCCGCGCCCGCCGGCCCGCGCGTCGTCACGGGGACCGAGGAGTACACGCTCGACCAGCCGACCGTCGGCGTGCTGCACCTCGCGGTGCTGCGCAGCCCGCACGCGCACGCCCGCATCACCGCGATCGACGTCGAGCGCGCCCGCGCCCTCCCGGGCGTCCGTCTCGTGCTCACGCACGAGGACGTGCCCGATGTCCTCTACTCGACCGGCCGGCACGAGTCGCGGCTCGACGACCCGGACGACACCCGCATGCTCGACGACGTCGTCCGCTTCCGCGGGCAGCGCGTCGCCGCGGTCGTCGCCGAGTCGGTGCACGTCGCGCGCGCCGCGCTCGACCAGATCGACGTCACGTACGAGGTCCTCGAGCACGTCGTCGACCCCGAGGTCGCACGCCAGCCGGGCGCGCCGCTCGTCCACGGCGACAAGGACCCCGAGGCGAGTCGCATCTCCGAGCCCGGCCGCAACGTCGTCGCGCAGACCCACGGCGAGGTCGGCGACGTCGCGGCAGGCCTCGAGGAGGCCGACGTCGTCGTCTCCGGCACGTGGCGGACGGCGCGCGTGACGCACGCGAGCCTCGAGACGCACGGCGCACGAGCATGGGTCGACTCGGCCGGCCGTCTCGTCGTGCGCAGCTCGACGCAGGTGCCGTTCCTCGTGCGCGACGAGCTCGCGCACGTCCTCGCCCTCGACCCTGAGCGTGTGCGCGTCTTCACCGCGCGCGTCGGCGGCGGCTTCGGCGGCAAGCAAGAGCTGCTCGTCGAGGACCTCGTGAGCCTCGCCGCCCTGCGGCTCGGAGAGCCGGTCCAGTGGGAGCTGACGCGCGAGGAGCAGTTCGCGGCCGTGCCGCTGCGGCACCCGATGCGCGTCTCGGTGACGCTCGGTGCTCGCTCGGACGGCACGCTCACCGCGATGCAGGTCGACGTCCTCTCCGACACGGGCGCATACGGCAACCACGGGCCGGGCGTGCTGTTCCACGGCTGCCACGAGTCGGTCGCGACGTACCGCTGCGCCAACAAGCGCGTCGACGCCGAGGCCGTCTACACGCACAACCCGCCGTCGGGAGCGTTCCGCGGGTACGGGCTCGGCCAGGTGGTGTTCGGCATCGAGTCGGCGATGGACGAGCTCGCGCAGCGGCTCGGCATGTCGCCGTTCGACCTGCGGCGGCGCAACGTCGTCGTGCCTGGTGACGACTTCATCGTCAACGGACCGCCCGGCGGGGACCTGGCGTTCGGGTCGTACGGCCTCGACCAGTGCCTCGACCTCGTCGAGGCAGACCTCGCCGCGGCGGTCGCGCGCGGGGTCGACGCCGACGTGCCCGCGGGCTGGCGCGTCGCGGACGGCATGGCGGCCGCGATGATCGCGACGATCCCGCCGCGTGGGCACCACTCGCACGCCGCAGTCACGATGGGGCTCGACGGGACGGTGACGGTCGCGGTGGGGACGGCGGAGTTCGGCAACGGCACGGCGACCGTGCACACGCAGCTCGCCGCGACCGAGCTCGGCGTCCCTGCGGACCGGGTACGGCTGCGGACGGCGGACACGGACACGTCCGGGTACGACACGGGGGCGTACGGCTCGACCGGCTCGGTCGTCGCCGGCGGCGCGGTCGTCAAAGCGGCGAGGGCGCTGCGCGACGCGCTCCTCGCGCGTGCCGAGGAGCTCGTCGCGTCGCCCGTCGGAGCGGGCGCGGGCGGCAGCGCGCGTGCGGGGGCGGCCGACGCGGTGCGGGTGGACGACGGCTCGGGGCCGGGCGCCGGCGTCGGCCTCGCCGAGGCGCCGCCCGGGAAGGGACGCATCGAGGCCGACGGCGTCGTCGTCGCCGGGGTGCTCGTGCCGTGGCACGTGCTGCTGCAGGAGCCGGTGACGTGCGAGGGCGAGCACCACGGCACGCCCCGCTCCGTCGCGTTCAACGTCCAGGGCGTGCGTCTCGCGGTCAACCCTGCGACGGGTGAGGTGCGCGTGCTGCACGCCGTGCAGGCCGTCGACGCGGGCGTCGTCGTCAACCCCGAGCAGCTGCGGGGCCAGGTCGAGGGCGGCTTCGCGCAGGGCCTCGGCGGAGCGCTCTACGAGGAGGTCGTGCTCGAGGACGGCGCCGTGACCACGCGCACCTTCCGCGAGTACCGCGTGCCGCAGATGGCCGATGTCCCGCCGATCACCGTCCTGTTCGCCGACACGTACGACGCGATCGGTCCGCGCGGCGCGAAGTCCATGAGCGAGGCGCCCTACAACCCCGTCGCCCCCGCGATCGCGAACGCGATCTCCCGCGCCCTCGGTGCCCGGCCGCGTGAGCTGCCGATGTCCCGGGACCGCCTCTGGCGCCTCGCGAACGCCTGACCGGGTGCGAGGGCGGCCGTGCCGCCGCCCCCGCTGGCCGCGGCCGGCCCGTGCCGCCCACCTCGGCGCGAGGTAGGCCCCTGCCCGCGAGGTAGGCCCCTGCCCGCGAGGTAGGCCCCTGCCCGCGAGGTAGGCCCCTGCTCGCGAGGTAGGGGTTTGCGCTCGCGGTAGGGCCCTGCAAGGCCCTGTCTCGCGTGGACGGCCCTACCTCGGCGGAGGGGGGAGGTGTGACCGGCCGTGGCCGGCCAGGGCGGGTTCACGCAGCCGAGAGCGGCTGGGCGCCGCGACCTGCGCGGGCCGCGAGGATCTCCGCCAGGACGGAGACGGCGAGCTCGCCCGGGGTGCGGGCGCCGACGTCGAGCCCGAGCGGCGAGCGCACGGACGCGACGAGCGCCTGGTCGACGCCGTCGGCCAGGAGCGTCGCGGCGCGGCGGTCGCGCGTGCGGCGCGACGCCATCGCGCCGACGAACCCCGTTCCGGCACGCAGCGCGATGCCGAGCGACTCGGCGTCGTACCGCTCGTCGTGCGCCATGACGCACAGCGCGTCGCGCGGCCCCAGGGCGAGAGTCGGCAGCACGCGCTGCGGCCACGCGGCGACGACGTGCGTCGCCTCGGGGAAACGCTCCTTCGTGCAGAACACCGGGCGCGGGTCGCACACGACGACCGACCAGCCCGCCCCCGCGCCGAGCGCGCACAGCGCCGCGGCCTCCGCCGTCGCGCCGAGCAGGACGAGCCGCGGCGCGGCCTCGCGCGTCTCCCAGAACAGGGGAGCACCCTCGGGGGCCGACGCGTGGTCGCGTCCCGTGGCAGGCCCGTCCACGACGACGCCGTAGCGCGCCGAGAGGCCCTCTGCTGCGCGCTCGACCTGGTGCAGCGCGTCGGGCGAGTCGTCGAGCAGACGCACGAGCACCTCGACCCGGCCCCCGCACGTCAGCCCCATGGACAGGTCGCCGTCGAGCGGACCCAGACCGAGCAGGTCGTCGCCCGGGAGGGCGCGCGCGAACAGGTCGGCAGCACCCGCCGACGCCGCGGCGTCGACCCGGCCGAGGACGTGCGCGGGCGCGCCCGCGAGCACCGCGAGGCACGCCTCGTGGACCTGAGCCTCGACGCAACCGCCGGTCAAGGACCCGAGCACGGCGCCGTCGTCGCGCACCGCCATCGACGTCCCCGCAGGCCTGGGCGCGCTCCCGTGCACCGCGACGATCGTCGCGACGGCGACGCGGTGACCCTGGCGCTGCCACGCCAGCAGGTCTCGGGAGAGCTCGAGCATGGACACGACGCTACGGAACAGATGTTTCAGGGCCGTAAGCGCCCGGAGACGTCCGCGCAACACTCGCCGCGCAGCATGGTCGCAGCACCAGGACCAGACCGAGGGAGCCCACCATGACCATCACCAGCGAGCCCACCACCGCCGTCGAGACGCGGTGGCTCGACCTGGCCGTCGAGCTCGCGGTCCGCAACGTCGCCGAGGGCGGCGGACCGTTCGGCGCCGTGATCGTCCGCGGCGGCGAGCTCGTCGCGACCGGCCAGAACCGCGTGACGCGCGACCTCGACCCGACCGCCCACGCCGAGGTCCAGGCGATCCGCGCCGCGTGCCGCAAGCTCGGCTCGTTCTCGCTCGCGGGCTGCGAGCTGTACACGTCGTGCGAGCCGTGCCCCCTGTGCGCGTCGGCGTCGCTGTGGGCACGCCTCGACCGCGTCGTTTTCGCAGCCGACCGGCACGACGCCGCTGCGGGCGGCTTCGACGACCGCGCCTTCTACGAGCTCATGACGCGGGAGCCCGGCACCTGGCCGACGCCGGTCGAGGGTCTGCGCACCGCGACCGCCTTCACGCCGTTCGAGGCGTGGAGCGCGAACACCGCCCGCACCGACTACTGACGGCACCACCTGTGCGG
This genomic window from Flavimobilis soli contains:
- the pucL gene encoding factor-independent urate hydroxylase, which produces MTTAADIVLGANQYGKGEVRLVRVTRDTATHEIEDLNVTTQLLGDFTDCHATGDNSKVVATDTQKNTVYAFAREHGVGTPENFLLTLSEHFNGSFEWVTGSVLSAESYAWDRIAVDGVGHDHAFARKGGEVRRTTVITEGGETVVVSGFTDATVLKSTGSEFHGFPRDRYTTLGETTDRILATSVTAWWRYAGTDVDFDKTYDAVRQLMLETFATQHSLSLQQTIYAMGSAVLEAFEDIVEVRLSCPNKHHFLVDLEPFGLDNPGEVFFAADRPYGLIQATVERSGGTRRPDVWAAVAGFC
- the allB gene encoding allantoinase AllB, with translation MTPDVQTAPPQALAPAAGPLGALRAREVLVDGAWRPATLVLAEGRVAAIEPYDAEPYDAAPAGTWTVPDGHVVLPGVVDSHVHVNEPGRTSWEGFASATRAAARGGVTTIVDMPLNSIPPTTTVAGLEAKRAAAVAAGLGVDVALWGGAVPGNVGELAGLWDAGVMGFKCFLSPSGVPEFGHLEDDAQLDEHLTEIARLRALMVVHAEDPAELEAAAHGPSRSYQDFLASRPDSAETAAIARLIDAVRRTGARAHLLHLSSARALDLIADARAEGLPLTVETCHHYLCFAAETIPDAAPQLKCCPPIRSEANRDLLWQALADGVIDCVVSDHSPSTAEEKQRGDGDLQAAWGGISGLEVGSVALADEARRRGVDLADVSRWTSAATARLVGLDDRGDLPAKGRIAVGSAADLVVYDPEARVVVDQELLAHRNPISAYHGRAIRGAVTTTVLGGRVLDLEAPAGGELLTRP
- a CDS encoding pyridoxal-phosphate-dependent aminotransferase family protein, whose translation is MPSQIAPPPRLLMGPGPVNADPRVLRAMSAQLVGQYDPVMTGYMTETMGLLRGVFRTQNEQTFLVDGTSRAGIEAALVSLVEPGDRVLVPVFGRFGHLLVEIAERCGADVHTIERPWGEVFTPEEIEAAVEMVRPAVVAVVHGDTSTTLAQPLDGLGEICRRYDAILYVDATASLGGNDLATDELGLDVVTAGLQKCLGGPSGSAPITLSERAVERIVARRHTEAGIRDADEEDAAGRRIASNYLDLAQIMDYWGPRRLNHHTEATTMLYGARECARLLVEEGMDAAVERHRLHGSAMAMGVTGLGLEVYGDQRYKMNNVVGVVIPDGVVGDDVRGEMLSDYGIEIGTSFGPLHGKVWRIGTMGYNARKDAVLTTLAAFEQVLRRAGVPVPAGGGVEAAHAVYAA
- a CDS encoding allantoate amidohydrolase, encoding MTATTIGPVVAEVLARCDELATISARPDRLERLHLTPEHARAHDLVEQWMRAAGMRTWQDAAGNRWGRVEGATPGLPALVLGSHTDTVPDAGRYDGMLGVVLAIAVVSQVADLLPQAPFAIEVVAFSDEEGTRFATPLLGSRAVAGLWDPALLDVTDADGVSLWSAFEAFGLDPERVGEAARSREEIVGYLETHIEQGPELEAADRSLAVVSSIAGARRFAITVTGEARHAGGTPYPRRRDALVGASEIVVAIEAAARPTACLATVGRLAVEPGAVNVIAGRAELTLDLRAETDAERDAMFERLLGEMRAVCERRGLDLDVRETHSAPSTPCAPWLQAAVADGVRASGDHDPTVMWSRAGHDGMAVAAVADIGMLFLRCHDGISHHRDEDVRPIDVARALEAFEAAVRSCAAHVAGSPA
- a CDS encoding MurR/RpiR family transcriptional regulator, which encodes MTTVQPAGPGSQVAATDGGTTPSPAPTPRAIVAMPPGTRIEARIEAAMSDLSRQERRAAETLLEHLGDLATYRASELARLADVSKATMSRLFRSLGFADFEEVREHLRDLRSAGEPRAVEAPSSLVARADAEAEVVREALAALDAAVVADVQDRLVAARRVLVLGWRNSYPVALHLREQLLQARSAVVVAPTPGQVVGEELVDLGPEDVVVAVGFRRRPTVFGAAVAAAAATGAYVLLLSDPSGHRHAASAHAWLSCPVASGLAFDSYAAPMAVAAVLADGVLSRTGPGGRERTSRISQSFETLQEVERWI
- a CDS encoding FAD binding domain-containing protein translates to MDLTTVTSYRHARTVDDLDLAPGEVFVAGGTWLFSEPQPGVTGLVDLTTLGWDDWQVLPDGDLRIGATCTVERLQQIPADVVGPAASLVRACADAFLMSFKIQTAATVGGNLAMALPAGAMISLMSSLDATAVVWGPGGPRREPVESFVRGVRETSLEPGEVLRAIDVPRRALVGRHAMRKIALAKLGRSSCVVVGRVDLDGSATVTVTAATPRPAVLRFATIPTADDLRDAVAQVGADVGWYADAHGPADWRAAMAAELAEQVRAELAAPGPTRAEHATPAQAEPAGQEDR
- a CDS encoding molybdopterin-dependent oxidoreductase; protein product: MSITIDGRAAASAPAPGQCLRTFLRDEGALGVKKGCDAGDCGACTVMLDGTPVHSCITPAHRAEGRGVTTVSGLGTPEALSPVQQRFVDAAGFQCGFCTAGYVVTASAIADENGELPHMTDAELERTFKGNLCRCTGYRSVRDALAGTCNVDRSAQDGSGDAPHGRSLAAPAGPRVVTGTEEYTLDQPTVGVLHLAVLRSPHAHARITAIDVERARALPGVRLVLTHEDVPDVLYSTGRHESRLDDPDDTRMLDDVVRFRGQRVAAVVAESVHVARAALDQIDVTYEVLEHVVDPEVARQPGAPLVHGDKDPEASRISEPGRNVVAQTHGEVGDVAAGLEEADVVVSGTWRTARVTHASLETHGARAWVDSAGRLVVRSSTQVPFLVRDELAHVLALDPERVRVFTARVGGGFGGKQELLVEDLVSLAALRLGEPVQWELTREEQFAAVPLRHPMRVSVTLGARSDGTLTAMQVDVLSDTGAYGNHGPGVLFHGCHESVATYRCANKRVDAEAVYTHNPPSGAFRGYGLGQVVFGIESAMDELAQRLGMSPFDLRRRNVVVPGDDFIVNGPPGGDLAFGSYGLDQCLDLVEADLAAAVARGVDADVPAGWRVADGMAAAMIATIPPRGHHSHAAVTMGLDGTVTVAVGTAEFGNGTATVHTQLAATELGVPADRVRLRTADTDTSGYDTGAYGSTGSVVAGGAVVKAARALRDALLARAEELVASPVGAGAGGSARAGAADAVRVDDGSGPGAGVGLAEAPPGKGRIEADGVVVAGVLVPWHVLLQEPVTCEGEHHGTPRSVAFNVQGVRLAVNPATGEVRVLHAVQAVDAGVVVNPEQLRGQVEGGFAQGLGGALYEEVVLEDGAVTTRTFREYRVPQMADVPPITVLFADTYDAIGPRGAKSMSEAPYNPVAPAIANAISRALGARPRELPMSRDRLWRLANA
- a CDS encoding XdhC family protein, which produces MLELSRDLLAWQRQGHRVAVATIVAVHGSAPRPAGTSMAVRDDGAVLGSLTGGCVEAQVHEACLAVLAGAPAHVLGRVDAAASAGAADLFARALPGDDLLGLGPLDGDLSMGLTCGGRVEVLVRLLDDSPDALHQVERAAEGLSARYGVVVDGPATGRDHASAPEGAPLFWETREAAPRLVLLGATAEAAALCALGAGAGWSVVVCDPRPVFCTKERFPEATHVVAAWPQRVLPTLALGPRDALCVMAHDERYDAESLGIALRAGTGFVGAMASRRTRDRRAATLLADGVDQALVASVRSPLGLDVGARTPGELAVSVLAEILAARAGRGAQPLSAA
- a CDS encoding nucleoside deaminase; this translates as MTITSEPTTAVETRWLDLAVELAVRNVAEGGGPFGAVIVRGGELVATGQNRVTRDLDPTAHAEVQAIRAACRKLGSFSLAGCELYTSCEPCPLCASASLWARLDRVVFAADRHDAAAGGFDDRAFYELMTREPGTWPTPVEGLRTATAFTPFEAWSANTARTDY